TCTATTGAAGAAAGTATATTTAGTATAGCAAAAAAATCAGAATTAAAGACAGGTGCAGCTGCATACCATTGGGTAAGTGAGCTTTACAACAAATCACCCTTTAATTATATGGATGATAGAATCCAAAATGATCCTACAATGAATATTCAAAATGGTATGTTTTACTTTGATGATGCTTACCCAGATAGTCATTTGTTTTTAGATGGTGAGTACATAAGAAAAACTTGTGATCCAGACTTTTTATTTATACATTCTATGAATATAGATTTCTTTGGTCATTTATATTCTTCTGGGTCTAAGGAGTATAGAAAAAAAGCATTAGAGGTTGATAGTATATTATCAAATTTTGTGCTAACCTGGATGGAGCAGGGTTACCAAATCATAATTACTGCGGATCATGGAATGAATTCTGATTGTGATCATGGCGGGATAGAAGATGATGAAAGACATGTTCCAATGTGGACCATAGGAGAACAATTTGTTGATGCTGATTGTTGTGAAATAAATCAACTATTAATTGCACCAACAATATGCAGAATGTTAGGGCTAGCTCCTAGTGAAAAAATGATAAAGGAAAAGTTTATAGGATTAAAATAATTGGGTAAAGGTGATTAAATTGGCAGTTTTTTTAGATGAAAGAAAAAATTTTATATTGTATGAATTAGATAATTATGAAAAAGTATCAGTTACACAACTTGCAAAGAAATTTGGAGTTACTACAGAAACTATTAGGCGAGATTTAGATACACTAGAGGCTGAATATAAATTAAAGAGAATTCATGGCGGAGCAATTAAAATTTCATTTGATAGAAAGGAACCTTCTCATATTCAAAAAAGAAATGTATATAGAGAAGAAAAACAAAGAATAGGACAGAAAGCAGCAAGTTTAATAAATGATAATGATATAATAACTATAGATGCTGGAACTACAACCTGTGAAATACTTTATCATGTAAAGAATAAGAGAAATCTAACAATTTTACTAAATACAGTAGCGGGACTTAATATAATCATAGACTTTAAAAATAAAGGAATTTTTGATGGAAAGATAATTTTTCTAGGTGGGGAAATTAATTCTGATCAATTATCCTGCGTTGGACCTATAAGTGAAAATCTTTTGAAGAATTTCTATGTAGATAAGGCATTCATTGGAGTTGGTGGCGTAAGTCTTCAAAATGGACTAACGGGCTATGATGTTAATGAGTCTAACCTTTCAAAAAAAATAATGGAAAATTCTAAGGAAGTTATAATAGTTGCGGACCACTCTAAAATTGGAGTAAGAAATTTTTATAAAATAGCTGATATTGAAAATGTTAATGTAATAGTTTCTGATGTTGAGGCTCCTAATGAATGGGGTAATAGTTTGAATGAATATGGGATTGATTGGATTAAAGCATAAAAACAATTTAGAAAATACAGGAGTATATCTACACTTTTAGGGAAAAAGCGTGAAGGACGAGTCTCAATTTAGAGATTTGTTTTTGAGGCTTTATTTTTTTGAAAAAGGAGATGTTTACAATGAGCATAATAAAAGTTGATAATCTTTGCAAAACTTTTAAAGTAACTATTTGCTACTAATATTTCATCCATAACTTTACAAATTGCTTATTGACTATACTCTAACTATATAGTTTATAGTGGAGAGGTAAATATATTGTGGATTTAGCAGTAAAAGGGGGAGGAAATACGAATGAATGTAAGTAAAAAAATGATTTGTTTTTTGTTATGTATACTGAGCAGTGTCTTTATGATCAGTTGTTCATCAAAATCCAAATCGGAAATCAAATTTAAAGCAGGTACATATACGGGTACAGCAATAGGACATAATGGGCCAGTCAAGGTTGAAACACAGTTTAGTGATGATAAGATTGTATCAGTAAAAGTATTGGAGAGTTCTGAAACAGCCGGAATAGGGGAAGCTGTAAATGAGCGAATGCCAAAAAAGATTGTTGAAAATCAAAGCCTTGAAGTGGATATGGTATCAGGAGCATCGGAGGCAAGTGAGGCTGTTCTTAATGCTGTTGCAGATTGTTCAAAGCAAGCTGGGGTAGATCCACAGAAACTCAAAATAAAAAGAGACAAGCCCAATATTGGAAAAACAGAGAACATGTCTGTAGATGTGGTTGTTGTTGGTGCAGGAGCAGCAGGTACTTCAGCAGCACTTGCAGCAGTTGATTCAGGAGCAAAGGTACTTGTATTAGAGAAAACATCTATACCAGCAGGTGCAGGTACTGTGGCAGGAGGAATGTTTTCAAATGGTAACTCATTGCAAAAAGCAGCTGGGATACCAGATGCTTCAGAGTGGCTATATAAAAAATATATGGAGAATAGTAACGGTAGAGCAGATGGTAATCTTGTAAGAGCAATTATAGATAAATCTGGTTCCACTGTGGATTGGCTTATTAAAAATGGTTGCAATTTGAATATGGCAGATCCAGGGGTAGGTGGACAACCAACTCATATAAATGATCCAAAAACATTTGTAGGATATACAGATGGAGGAACTAAAGGAATTATGAATTTGCAAGCTTCTATTGAGAAAAAAGGCGGAAAAATATTGTTTGATACAACTGGTGAGCAACTTATAAAAAACAAGCAAGGTGAAGTAACGGGAGTTATTGCACAACAGTTAGATGGTACAAAACTAAATATTTCTTCAAAATCTGTTGTTATTGCCACAGGCGGTTATGGCGGAAATGCTGAAATGATGAAGGAAAATTTTGGTGAAAAAGCAAGATTAGGTGCTATTAATTCTGCAAAAGGTGATGGTATCAAGATGGCTTGGAAGGCAGGCGCTGCGGAGTCTGGGAGTCATGTAGGTCAGTTTTTCTTTATAAATGCAGGACCTGAGGCAGAAACTATGGAAACAGCTGGTGATGTGTGGTCATTAGCAAGTTCTCCACTTTTATGGGTGAATAAGGATGGAAATCGTTTCTGTAATGAGGAAGCTACCTTTGAGTATGCAGTGGCAGGAAATGTTTTATATGAGCAGCCCGGCGGTATGGCATGGGTAATATTTAATCAGGATACTGTTGATACAGTAAAACAGAAGGGTTTTATTGCTTTAGCAGATATTTACGGAAAATGGAAAAACAAACCACAAAAATATATGGAGTTTAATGAACCCGTTGATACAGAAATACTAAACAAGTGGCAAGAGACACCATATGATTTACAACCATTCTTAGAAGAGGGTGTAAAAGCAGGGGAAGTTGTTAAAGGAAGTTCAATTGAAGAATTAGGACAAAAAGCGGGCATGGATAAACAAACCTTTGATACATCAATAAAAAAATATACTGAAATGACTGCTAATGGAAAAGACACACAATTCTTTAAAAATCCAAAGTATCTATATAAATTGGACAAAGGACCTTATTATGCTATGAAGATTACTACAAGAATGCTTGGAACTATAGGTGGCGTTAAGATTAACGAAAATATTCAAGCAGTTAATGCAAAGGATAAACCTATTCCAGGACTTTGGGTTGCAGGATCAGATGCTGGTGGAATGTATGGAAACAGCTATAGTATGTTTGAGGGTGGTACTCTAGGATTTGCATATAATTCTGGCCGTATAGCAGGTGAAAATGCAGCGAAACATGCGTTAGGTAAATAAAGGTGCATTACTTTAAAAGCTAATCTATATACATGGGTATCATAATTAAAAAACTTTATTTTTAAAGCATAAAAAACAACATATGAATCTAAGCCCCTATTTGGGGCTTTTTTCTAAATATTGTTTTTTTATATTTTTATGAAATGTAATCTACGATATACACATCTTCGTTAAAAACTGATAATCAAATCAGTGTTTTGTCGGACTATATTCAAAGGATAATGGAATTATTTCAAGGAGGGGATTTCAATGAAAAATAAAGTTAGCACTAAAATAGTTATTGCTATAGTGAGTTGTTCGATTTTAGTATCAGCAATTGTGGGAATTACAAGCATTGTTAAATCCACAAGTATAATTAAGCAGGAAGCCACAGAGAAACTATTAAATATAGCTTCTAGTAGAGGAAATGAATACACAGTACACACTACAAAAGTGGAAAACACTGTGAAGGAGTTATCTGGACTAGTTTTAGACACAATAGAAGTTTCTAAGGTTAAAGACCCGAGCTATATAAACACATACGAAAAACAGATAAGTTCTTTAATGAAGAGTTTAGGTGATAGCAATAATGGGATTGTAGCGCTATATATAATTTTTGATCCTA
This DNA window, taken from Clostridium estertheticum, encodes the following:
- a CDS encoding alkaline phosphatase family protein, which gives rise to MNKVILVLLDGLNYDTGRSRMGFLNHLVEMKKAQLYKVVSALPSLSRPLYETILTGTNPIEHGITNNSVNRRSIEESIFSIAKKSELKTGAAAYHWVSELYNKSPFNYMDDRIQNDPTMNIQNGMFYFDDAYPDSHLFLDGEYIRKTCDPDFLFIHSMNIDFFGHLYSSGSKEYRKKALEVDSILSNFVLTWMEQGYQIIITADHGMNSDCDHGGIEDDERHVPMWTIGEQFVDADCCEINQLLIAPTICRMLGLAPSEKMIKEKFIGLK
- a CDS encoding DeoR/GlpR family DNA-binding transcription regulator — its product is MAVFLDERKNFILYELDNYEKVSVTQLAKKFGVTTETIRRDLDTLEAEYKLKRIHGGAIKISFDRKEPSHIQKRNVYREEKQRIGQKAASLINDNDIITIDAGTTTCEILYHVKNKRNLTILLNTVAGLNIIIDFKNKGIFDGKIIFLGGEINSDQLSCVGPISENLLKNFYVDKAFIGVGGVSLQNGLTGYDVNESNLSKKIMENSKEVIIVADHSKIGVRNFYKIADIENVNVIVSDVEAPNEWGNSLNEYGIDWIKA
- a CDS encoding FAD-dependent oxidoreductase, which encodes MNVSKKMICFLLCILSSVFMISCSSKSKSEIKFKAGTYTGTAIGHNGPVKVETQFSDDKIVSVKVLESSETAGIGEAVNERMPKKIVENQSLEVDMVSGASEASEAVLNAVADCSKQAGVDPQKLKIKRDKPNIGKTENMSVDVVVVGAGAAGTSAALAAVDSGAKVLVLEKTSIPAGAGTVAGGMFSNGNSLQKAAGIPDASEWLYKKYMENSNGRADGNLVRAIIDKSGSTVDWLIKNGCNLNMADPGVGGQPTHINDPKTFVGYTDGGTKGIMNLQASIEKKGGKILFDTTGEQLIKNKQGEVTGVIAQQLDGTKLNISSKSVVIATGGYGGNAEMMKENFGEKARLGAINSAKGDGIKMAWKAGAAESGSHVGQFFFINAGPEAETMETAGDVWSLASSPLLWVNKDGNRFCNEEATFEYAVAGNVLYEQPGGMAWVIFNQDTVDTVKQKGFIALADIYGKWKNKPQKYMEFNEPVDTEILNKWQETPYDLQPFLEEGVKAGEVVKGSSIEELGQKAGMDKQTFDTSIKKYTEMTANGKDTQFFKNPKYLYKLDKGPYYAMKITTRMLGTIGGVKINENIQAVNAKDKPIPGLWVAGSDAGGMYGNSYSMFEGGTLGFAYNSGRIAGENAAKHALGK